A single window of Chloracidobacterium sp. DNA harbors:
- a CDS encoding VCBS repeat-containing protein, whose product MKTKTLVASLAVIFVIVSFAAKAHAGATLTVNWVGPGNNCDSVLTLEEAALLGEGTMSRALSTGEKNQISGATFVPALPGPCGASLWLATAGVGINSADDIVFASGMTVPINASISLGQNDDIDGTTGTSKIILDGTGLGSGYCGIYMSTFSGSQIRNMEIRNFPACGIHAFATSGAIFEGLDIHNNGTYGIDLGYQSGSPTTNSRNTRIGGDQPQHRNRIYANGASGIRIESSPVGDRFPDQGIDILNNLIGTSDGVTDNGNGGPGITLINTIGVVIGDTGGTTKNVISGNNSDGISIIGAGAVSNRIIWNNIGTNESGGGALGNSLSGVAFSQGAGDSADFINSTINRVGLPGFGNVISSNGGYGIYISDTNTSNNVIQSNLIGTNPGGNSDLGNALAGIYFGNGTYDNQAGGTGTGEGNLIAFNALGIKADAGIRNAFRRNRMFSNDGMGIDLAPAGVTPNDAGDGDSGPNNLQNFPVITYVNAQASSVSLSGTLNSTPNQAFTLEFFGNDGVDSTGYGEGRYFLGATTVNTNAAGNATFTGLNFTVARSNVSSWVTATATDVNGNTSEFSLAKNACGNMLFSPTDILAPLGGGPGNFTVIYSSGCSSYSAQSNVAWINVTSVLGGTVNYTVAANPSPPRDGLINITYNNGTGTAVQSFLISQNNGCTYPLSHSTASYPASGTPNDGMSVGTGAGCQWTAASNAAWITVSSGTNYTGPASVTWAVSANTGLARQGTLTIAGQTFTVNQAAPSTKTPFDFDGDKKTDISIFRPGPGEWWYLKSSNGGNYATQFGTSTDRLVASDLTGDGKADIAFWRPSTGMWFVLRSEDSTFYSFPFGSNGDIPTPADFDGDGKADAAVFRPATATWYISKSTGGTTIQQFGLTGDQPVAADYDGDSKADIAVWRASLGQWWWIKSSNGSSGGLQFGNPTDKAVVGDYTGDGKADFALWRPSTGFWFILRSEDFSFYSFPFGSTGDTPSPGDYDGDGKFDAAVFRPSTATWYASRSTAGTLIQQFGIAGDQPVPSAFVR is encoded by the coding sequence ATGAAGACGAAAACGTTGGTCGCATCGCTTGCGGTGATATTCGTTATAGTTAGTTTTGCCGCTAAGGCTCACGCCGGTGCGACACTCACCGTAAATTGGGTCGGACCCGGAAACAATTGCGACAGCGTTTTGACGCTTGAGGAAGCCGCTCTTCTCGGTGAAGGGACGATGTCGCGAGCCCTCTCGACCGGAGAGAAAAATCAGATAAGCGGGGCAACCTTTGTACCGGCTTTGCCGGGGCCATGCGGAGCTTCGTTGTGGCTCGCCACGGCAGGAGTCGGGATCAATTCGGCTGACGATATCGTTTTTGCGAGCGGAATGACCGTGCCGATCAACGCGTCGATCTCGCTTGGCCAAAACGACGACATCGACGGGACGACCGGTACCAGCAAGATCATCCTCGACGGCACCGGACTCGGCTCCGGTTATTGCGGCATCTATATGTCCACATTCTCGGGTTCACAGATCCGCAATATGGAAATTCGCAACTTTCCGGCCTGCGGAATTCACGCTTTTGCCACAAGCGGAGCCATCTTTGAGGGCCTCGATATACATAACAACGGCACGTACGGCATCGACCTTGGCTACCAGAGCGGATCGCCGACCACAAATTCCCGAAACACTCGGATCGGCGGCGACCAACCGCAACATCGCAATCGGATCTACGCGAATGGAGCGAGCGGGATCAGGATCGAATCCTCGCCCGTCGGCGACCGATTTCCGGATCAGGGAATCGATATACTCAACAACCTCATCGGCACCAGCGATGGCGTGACCGACAATGGTAATGGCGGGCCGGGCATAACGCTCATAAACACGATCGGAGTCGTGATCGGCGATACCGGCGGCACGACCAAGAACGTGATCAGCGGCAACAACAGCGACGGTATTTCGATCATCGGCGCCGGGGCCGTCAGCAACAGGATCATTTGGAACAACATCGGCACTAACGAAAGCGGCGGCGGCGCACTTGGAAACTCATTGAGCGGGGTCGCTTTCTCTCAGGGTGCAGGCGACAGCGCGGATTTTATCAACAGCACTATTAACCGTGTCGGACTGCCTGGTTTCGGCAATGTGATCAGTTCAAATGGCGGCTATGGCATATATATTTCTGATACCAACACGTCAAACAACGTCATCCAGAGCAATCTGATCGGCACCAATCCGGGCGGCAACAGCGATCTCGGCAATGCTCTGGCGGGAATCTATTTCGGAAACGGAACGTACGATAATCAGGCAGGCGGTACCGGGACGGGTGAAGGTAATCTGATCGCATTTAATGCTCTCGGCATCAAAGCGGACGCCGGTATTCGTAACGCATTCAGACGAAATCGTATGTTCTCCAATGACGGTATGGGCATTGATCTGGCTCCCGCCGGTGTAACGCCAAATGACGCCGGCGACGGCGACAGCGGCCCGAACAATCTTCAAAATTTCCCTGTAATTACGTATGTCAACGCTCAGGCAAGCTCAGTATCGCTCAGTGGCACATTAAACTCGACGCCTAATCAGGCCTTTACGCTCGAGTTTTTCGGCAACGACGGCGTTGATTCAACCGGTTACGGCGAGGGCAGATACTTTCTCGGGGCGACGACGGTAAACACCAACGCCGCCGGAAACGCTACGTTTACAGGGCTGAATTTCACGGTTGCGCGGAGCAATGTGAGCTCCTGGGTGACCGCAACGGCGACCGACGTCAATGGCAACACATCCGAGTTTTCCTTGGCAAAGAATGCCTGCGGCAATATGTTATTTAGTCCAACCGACATTTTGGCACCACTCGGCGGCGGACCCGGCAATTTTACGGTCATCTATTCCAGCGGTTGCTCCTCGTACTCCGCCCAGAGCAATGTCGCATGGATCAACGTCACTAGCGTGCTGGGCGGCACCGTAAATTATACGGTCGCGGCAAACCCGAGTCCGCCGCGTGACGGCCTGATCAATATCACATATAACAACGGGACCGGAACGGCGGTACAGAGCTTTTTGATCTCGCAAAATAATGGCTGCACATATCCCCTCAGCCACTCGACTGCGAGCTATCCCGCGAGCGGAACGCCGAACGACGGGATGTCCGTGGGGACCGGAGCAGGTTGCCAATGGACAGCAGCCAGCAATGCGGCCTGGATCACTGTGAGTTCCGGGACGAACTACACCGGGCCGGCGTCTGTCACGTGGGCCGTGTCGGCAAACACGGGTCTCGCAAGGCAAGGAACGCTGACTATCGCCGGACAGACGTTTACTGTTAACCAAGCGGCACCGTCAACCAAGACGCCTTTCGATTTTGACGGCGACAAGAAGACCGACATTTCGATATTCCGGCCCGGACCCGGCGAATGGTGGTACCTCAAGAGTTCGAACGGCGGCAATTATGCGACGCAGTTTGGCACATCGACCGATCGGCTCGTCGCGTCGGATCTTACCGGTGACGGCAAGGCGGACATCGCCTTTTGGCGACCGTCAACCGGAATGTGGTTCGTACTCCGCAGCGAAGATTCGACGTTCTATTCGTTCCCGTTCGGATCAAATGGCGATATCCCGACGCCGGCCGACTTTGACGGCGACGGCAAGGCCGACGCTGCTGTTTTCCGTCCTGCAACGGCGACCTGGTACATCAGCAAGTCAACCGGCGGAACGACGATCCAGCAATTTGGCCTGACCGGGGACCAACCGGTCGCGGCGGATTACGACGGCGACTCGAAAGCCGACATTGCCGTTTGGCGTGCCTCACTCGGACAGTGGTGGTGGATCAAGAGCTCGAACGGAAGCTCCGGTGGACTGCAGTTCGGAAACCCGACCGACAAGGCGGTCGTCGGCGACTATACCGGCGACGGCAAGGCCGATTTTGCACTATGGCGGCCATCCACGGGATTCTGGTTCATTCTCCGAAGCGAGGATTTCTCGTTCTACTCATTCCCGTTTGGCTCGACCGGCGATACGCCGTCGCCGGGTGACTATGACGGTGATGGAAAGTTCGATGCCGCTGTCTTCAGGCCATCGACCGCAACCTGGTACGCAAGCCGCTCGACCGCCGGCACGCTGATACAGCAATTCGGCATCGCGGGAGACCAACCCGTGCCGAGTGCGTTCGTACGCTGA
- a CDS encoding winged helix-turn-helix domain-containing protein: MKPQTPIYKFGEFRLDVSEKQLRRDSGEIVPIPPKAFELLLFLVENPNHLLEKNELMDNVWAGSFVEEGNLKIHVHNLRKVFNADGAEFIETIPRRGYRFNADVSVLEGDLVVEKITQSRLAIDGFESRGEPSNPSRRAKYLVAVLSLVVVALGVAGVWYWGRNRDAAQGIVTAAKRDTTIAVLPFRNLTQDPKDEFMVVGLTDAVTTRLGTIPRLTVRPTSSILRATSSTGDIGERLKVDDLVEGTIQRFGDHLRITVQLVQTRDEKILWSRSFDEKDYSLLYIQDMIASNVAANLIQGLSDSERSSLTRPETNDAKAYELYLRGRHFWNMRTSVSLKQSNEFFDQSIKLDPNFALAYAGKADAYELLAEYGGMDAAEAFQKARESSREALRLNEGLAEAHTSLAYALAFYDRNWPEAEREFLRAIELKPNYPTAHQWYGEYLTIFGRFDEALAETRRAEDLDPTSPIIPTDCAAIFYLNRQYDRSAEETQKVFELDSNFAYGYAYRWIALEHSGRIPEAYEAIVKLDSLFYPESVVEAERNAFAAGGWDGLWRLKFSQTEKAPFDKLWTNYVKAMAAVRVGDTDKTLEFLRRSVEHRERWSVNLKFDPQWDAVRRDPRFAAIEQSLGF, encoded by the coding sequence ATGAAGCCACAGACGCCGATTTACAAGTTTGGCGAATTTCGGCTGGATGTGTCGGAAAAACAACTGCGCCGCGACTCCGGCGAGATCGTGCCGATCCCGCCAAAAGCATTCGAACTGCTGCTCTTCTTGGTCGAAAATCCCAACCATCTCCTCGAAAAGAATGAACTGATGGACAATGTTTGGGCCGGAAGCTTTGTCGAAGAGGGCAATCTGAAGATCCACGTTCATAACCTTCGAAAGGTGTTCAACGCGGATGGAGCGGAATTTATCGAGACCATTCCTCGCCGCGGATACCGCTTTAATGCAGATGTCAGCGTTCTCGAAGGCGATCTGGTAGTTGAAAAGATCACGCAGTCGCGGTTAGCCATCGACGGGTTCGAATCAAGGGGTGAGCCTAGCAACCCATCGCGTCGTGCGAAATATTTGGTCGCGGTGCTCTCGTTGGTCGTCGTCGCACTCGGCGTCGCCGGAGTCTGGTATTGGGGGCGAAATCGCGATGCCGCACAGGGCATCGTTACCGCCGCCAAACGCGACACGACTATTGCCGTTTTGCCATTTCGCAATCTGACACAGGACCCAAAAGACGAATTTATGGTCGTCGGTCTGACCGATGCGGTGACCACCCGACTCGGTACAATACCGAGATTGACCGTGCGCCCGACGAGTTCGATCCTGCGGGCAACGTCATCGACCGGCGATATCGGCGAAAGGTTAAAGGTCGACGATCTTGTCGAGGGGACGATCCAGCGTTTCGGAGATCATTTGCGGATCACTGTCCAGCTCGTTCAAACTCGCGACGAAAAGATCCTTTGGTCGCGTAGCTTTGACGAAAAAGATTATAGCCTGCTCTACATCCAGGATATGATCGCCTCGAACGTGGCTGCCAACCTGATACAAGGGCTGTCGGACTCCGAACGCTCGTCCCTTACGCGGCCCGAGACCAATGACGCAAAGGCGTACGAATTGTACCTGCGCGGCCGACATTTTTGGAATATGCGAACGTCGGTCAGCCTCAAGCAATCCAACGAGTTTTTTGACCAGTCGATCAAACTCGATCCCAACTTTGCTCTCGCCTACGCCGGCAAGGCCGATGCCTACGAACTGCTCGCTGAATATGGCGGTATGGACGCGGCCGAGGCGTTTCAAAAGGCGCGTGAATCGAGCCGTGAAGCTTTGCGGTTAAATGAGGGGCTTGCCGAAGCCCACACATCACTTGCGTACGCACTCGCGTTTTACGATCGCAACTGGCCCGAGGCAGAGCGTGAGTTTTTGCGGGCGATCGAGCTTAAGCCTAATTATCCGACCGCGCACCAATGGTATGGCGAATATCTTACAATTTTTGGCCGCTTTGACGAGGCACTCGCCGAAACCCGACGGGCCGAGGATCTGGATCCGACTTCACCCATCATCCCGACCGATTGTGCCGCTATTTTTTACCTGAACAGACAATATGACCGATCGGCCGAAGAGACTCAAAAGGTGTTCGAGCTCGACTCGAATTTTGCCTACGGATATGCTTACCGGTGGATCGCACTCGAACATTCGGGCCGGATCCCTGAGGCGTATGAGGCCATAGTCAAGCTCGATTCGCTCTTTTACCCGGAGTCGGTGGTCGAAGCGGAACGCAACGCCTTTGCGGCCGGAGGCTGGGATGGTTTGTGGCGTCTCAAGTTTTCTCAAACCGAAAAGGCGCCTTTCGATAAGCTCTGGACCAACTACGTCAAAGCGATGGCGGCAGTCCGTGTCGGCGATACCGACAAAACCCTCGAATTCCTCCGGCGCTCGGTCGAGCACCGTGAGCGTTGGTCGGTAAATCTCAAATTCGATCCTCAATGGGACGCCGTCCGCCGAGATCCACGCTTTGCAGCCATCGAACAGAGTTTAGGCTTCTAA
- a CDS encoding VCBS repeat-containing protein — MKKLSLIIACLVLTVLVVSVARSQSGGSFTITKSVIGGGGGRTAGGTFTLDGTMGEAVAGTTSTGGSFNLTSGFWGGGGNNAAIVRSPFDFDGDSKTDISIFRPGPGEWWVLNSSNGGNFATQFGASTDKIVPVDFTGDGKTDVAYWRPSTGFWFVLRSEDFTFYGFPFGANGDVPAPADYDGDGKADAAVFRPSTATWYISPSTGGTTIQAFGIPTDLPVPADYDGDGKADIAVWRPTGVSGAEWWILKSSGGSFATQFGQPTDKAVPGDFTGDGKTDVAYWRPSTGQWFVLRSEDLTFYAFPFGTIGDIPVPGDYDGDGKTDAGVYRPSTLNWYINRSTAGVLIQQFGIAGDTPLPNAFVR; from the coding sequence ATGAAGAAACTCAGTTTGATAATCGCGTGTTTGGTGTTGACCGTTTTGGTAGTCAGCGTTGCCCGATCCCAGTCGGGCGGCAGTTTTACGATCACCAAGTCGGTGATAGGCGGAGGCGGGGGGCGAACTGCGGGCGGGACTTTCACGCTCGACGGCACGATGGGCGAGGCGGTCGCCGGGACGACATCGACTGGCGGGTCATTTAACCTGACGAGCGGATTCTGGGGCGGCGGTGGAAATAACGCAGCAATTGTGCGTTCACCGTTCGACTTTGACGGTGATTCCAAAACCGACATTTCGATCTTCAGGCCGGGGCCAGGTGAATGGTGGGTGTTGAACAGTTCGAACGGCGGCAATTTTGCGACGCAGTTCGGAGCCTCGACCGACAAGATCGTGCCGGTGGACTTTACGGGTGACGGCAAGACGGATGTCGCGTACTGGCGGCCTTCGACCGGGTTTTGGTTTGTGCTGAGAAGCGAGGATTTTACATTCTACGGATTCCCGTTCGGTGCCAACGGCGATGTGCCTGCACCGGCGGATTATGACGGCGACGGCAAGGCGGACGCGGCGGTATTCAGGCCTTCGACGGCGACGTGGTATATCAGTCCATCGACCGGCGGCACGACCATACAGGCGTTCGGCATTCCGACCGATCTGCCGGTCCCTGCGGATTACGACGGCGACGGCAAGGCCGACATCGCTGTCTGGCGTCCGACCGGCGTGAGCGGTGCTGAGTGGTGGATACTCAAGAGCTCGGGCGGTTCTTTCGCCACCCAATTCGGCCAACCGACCGACAAGGCCGTTCCCGGAGACTTCACCGGTGACGGCAAGACGGATGTCGCATATTGGCGGCCATCGACCGGGCAGTGGTTCGTGCTTAGGAGCGAGGATCTGACGTTTTATGCGTTCCCCTTTGGCACCATTGGCGATATTCCGGTTCCCGGCGACTACGACGGTGACGGCAAGACCGACGCCGGAGTCTATCGCCCCTCGACCCTCAATTGGTACATCAACCGCTCCACTGCCGGCGTCCTGATTCAGCAATTCGGAATCGCGGGCGATACGCCGCTACCGAACGCGTTTGTCAGATAA
- a CDS encoding tail fiber domain-containing protein, with protein MKKTSKYLAMAFCFFLLCGNMFAQTTEFSYQGSLKDGANPATGNYDFEFALFDSVAAGGQIGSTLTRSTVAVAGGVFTVSLDFGAAQFPGANRFLEIRVRTAGGGAFTPLAPRQQVNSSPYSVKSLTAANAVNTLQLGGVAAGQYVVTTDPRLTNDRPPTAGSANYVQNTTSPQASSNFNVSGTGSANIFNAGTQFNIGGSRVLSVPATDNTFVGLGIGQSNTGIRNAFFGTSAGAMNTTGGANSFFGWRAGQGNLGGLNNSYFGAEAGTSNFSANGNSFFGKAAGFQNGGSNNTFIGINAGALNGLSGNNTFVGAFAGSGSTGLNNSFFGRDAGESNTGNGNTFVGVVAGSYNISGSENSFFGQDSGSTNTTGSHNTLVGVLADVEVDNLTYATAVGSNAVVTASSRIQLGRDGSDTVRIGTLAGATANSLCITNNNVLAACSSSSRYKENIRPFTGSLNLVNQMRPVTFDWKGRAEPDLGLVADDVAEIDPLLVTYDREGKIQGIKYDRIGVVLINAVKEQQAQISGQHKQISSQQSQIEAQDAKIKSLEMQVEAFKALVCSQNPSAEVCRARN; from the coding sequence ATGAAAAAAACGAGTAAGTATTTGGCAATGGCATTTTGTTTCTTTTTGCTGTGCGGAAATATGTTCGCTCAAACAACAGAATTTTCATATCAAGGTAGCCTAAAGGACGGTGCAAACCCGGCAACTGGCAACTACGATTTTGAGTTTGCTTTGTTTGACTCGGTTGCTGCGGGTGGGCAGATCGGTTCGACACTGACGCGAAGCACGGTCGCGGTCGCGGGCGGCGTATTTACGGTCAGCCTTGATTTTGGGGCCGCTCAGTTTCCGGGAGCCAACCGCTTTCTCGAGATCCGGGTGAGGACCGCAGGCGGGGGAGCATTTACGCCGTTGGCTCCGCGACAACAGGTCAACAGTTCGCCCTATTCCGTCAAGAGTCTTACCGCCGCTAATGCGGTAAACACATTACAGCTTGGCGGAGTCGCTGCGGGCCAGTATGTCGTAACGACCGACCCGCGATTGACCAACGATCGGCCTCCAACCGCTGGTTCAGCGAATTACGTCCAAAACACGACTAGCCCACAGGCATCAAGTAATTTCAACGTCAGCGGCACGGGCTCTGCGAATATTTTCAACGCCGGGACGCAGTTCAATATTGGCGGCAGCCGCGTCCTGAGTGTACCGGCGACCGACAATACCTTTGTCGGACTCGGGATAGGGCAAAGTAACACCGGCATAAGAAACGCTTTTTTTGGTACAAGTGCCGGTGCCATGAACACGACCGGCGGCGCAAATTCGTTCTTTGGATGGAGAGCGGGGCAAGGGAATTTGGGTGGCTTGAACAATTCATATTTTGGTGCCGAGGCTGGAACATCGAATTTTTCGGCAAACGGCAATTCATTCTTCGGCAAGGCGGCAGGTTTTCAAAATGGCGGTTCCAACAATACTTTTATCGGAATAAATGCGGGTGCATTGAACGGGCTCAGCGGCAACAATACTTTTGTCGGAGCGTTTGCGGGCTCCGGCTCAACGGGACTCAACAATTCATTTTTCGGACGAGACGCCGGAGAGTCTAACACCGGAAATGGCAATACATTCGTCGGTGTGGTAGCGGGTTCGTACAATATCAGTGGATCAGAGAATTCGTTTTTCGGCCAGGATTCGGGTTCCACGAATACGACCGGCAGTCACAATACATTGGTCGGCGTCCTCGCGGATGTCGAAGTTGACAATCTAACATATGCAACGGCTGTGGGTTCAAATGCAGTTGTAACCGCGAGCAGTCGGATTCAGCTGGGTAGGGATGGCAGCGACACCGTTCGGATCGGGACGTTAGCAGGAGCGACGGCGAATAGTCTCTGTATTACCAATAACAATGTTCTCGCGGCTTGCTCGTCGAGTTCGCGTTACAAAGAAAATATTCGGCCATTCACGGGCAGCTTAAACCTTGTAAACCAGATGCGGCCCGTAACTTTCGACTGGAAAGGCCGCGCCGAACCGGATCTCGGCCTTGTCGCCGATGATGTGGCCGAGATCGATCCGCTCCTAGTAACCTATGATCGTGAAGGTAAAATACAAGGTATCAAATACGATCGTATCGGGGTGGTTCTTATTAATGCCGTTAAGGAACAACAGGCTCAGATCAGCGGTCAACACAAGCAGATAAGCAGCCAGCAATCCCAGATCGAAGCACAGGACGCGAAGATCAAGTCGCTTGAGATGCAGGTCGAGGCGTTCAAGGCTCTGGTCTGTTCACAAAACCCGTCGGCGGAGGTTTGCCGGGCTAGGAATTAG
- a CDS encoding tail fiber domain-containing protein: MKILAAIVIFLTIGTDAAIGQSSEFNYQGNLQNSGVPANGNYDMQFTVYDASTGGNPQGSTMTKLNVAVTNGVFGVVLDIGVGAFRFNLGRYLEIAVRPAGGGSYTVLTPRHQFTATPYALSAVNARDLGGVSAASYVLTTDPRMSDARDPLPNFDISGNGTVSGILSANQFNIGSNRFIATDQFNNLAIGVEAGGAVNDGSIFNNSFVGFRAGKNSNGLANSFFGAFAGEKTISGSRNSFFGAGSGISNVGGNDNSLFGFDAGRNRNGQTATGSRNTIIGSEAGLNMTGSANTFLGGRAGFLFFPANGERAGSFTTAIGADSGINADDLEYATAIGAGAQVSASNTIQLGRQNGLDAVLVPGRLQVNGGGFTVLENGNVGIGTNPTFRLDVADRVRIKQVSGSTSGNNSAGIFLFQNSPATERAFVGMENDSSVGFFGVNGGGWSLVMDTGTGRVKVVQLGSAGSTALCRNASNEISTCSSSARYKDNINTFTSGLELIRKLRPVSFNWKDGGIADMGLVAEEVNAVEPLLTSTNDQGEVEGVKYDRIGVVLINAVKEQQSQIEAQQREINELKQIVCELRPTAKVCLQK, from the coding sequence ATGAAAATTCTTGCAGCGATCGTGATCTTTCTGACAATCGGCACCGATGCCGCAATTGGGCAGTCGTCCGAATTTAACTATCAAGGAAATCTGCAGAACTCCGGAGTTCCTGCCAACGGTAATTATGACATGCAATTCACTGTGTACGACGCTTCGACCGGAGGCAATCCACAGGGCTCAACAATGACCAAATTGAATGTCGCTGTGACAAACGGCGTGTTTGGCGTCGTGCTGGATATTGGCGTTGGTGCATTCAGGTTTAACCTTGGTCGGTACCTTGAAATTGCGGTTCGACCCGCAGGCGGAGGATCTTATACCGTTCTAACTCCGAGACATCAATTTACCGCGACCCCGTACGCACTTTCTGCAGTTAATGCAAGGGATCTTGGCGGGGTCAGCGCGGCGTCGTATGTGCTAACGACCGATCCGCGAATGTCGGACGCGCGCGACCCTCTGCCTAATTTCGACATCTCTGGCAACGGCACGGTCAGCGGAATTCTTTCGGCAAATCAATTTAACATTGGCAGCAACCGGTTTATCGCAACTGATCAATTCAACAATCTGGCGATAGGCGTCGAGGCCGGTGGTGCAGTAAATGACGGGTCGATTTTCAACAACTCCTTCGTTGGTTTTCGCGCTGGCAAGAACAGCAATGGACTTGCGAATTCTTTCTTTGGCGCTTTTGCTGGTGAAAAAACGATCTCTGGTAGCAGGAACTCGTTCTTCGGTGCAGGCTCAGGAATTTCTAACGTCGGAGGAAACGACAACTCGCTATTCGGATTTGATGCCGGACGAAATCGAAACGGGCAGACCGCGACCGGAAGCCGCAATACGATCATTGGATCCGAAGCCGGGCTCAATATGACCGGTAGCGCCAATACATTTCTCGGCGGTCGTGCCGGCTTTCTCTTTTTTCCGGCTAACGGAGAACGAGCCGGAAGTTTTACCACAGCCATCGGGGCCGACAGTGGAATCAATGCCGATGATCTGGAATATGCGACGGCAATCGGAGCTGGAGCGCAGGTATCGGCCAGCAATACGATCCAGCTTGGCAGGCAGAACGGCTTGGACGCAGTTCTTGTTCCCGGTAGATTGCAGGTAAATGGCGGCGGCTTCACTGTTCTCGAAAACGGGAACGTGGGCATCGGCACAAACCCCACGTTTAGGCTGGATGTCGCCGATCGGGTACGAATCAAGCAGGTGAGTGGCAGTACAAGTGGGAATAATTCGGCCGGTATTTTCCTTTTCCAAAATAGCCCCGCGACTGAGCGAGCTTTTGTCGGCATGGAAAACGATAGTAGCGTCGGGTTTTTCGGTGTCAATGGCGGCGGCTGGAGCCTCGTGATGGATACCGGGACCGGACGTGTCAAGGTGGTCCAGCTCGGCTCCGCCGGTTCGACCGCATTGTGCCGCAACGCCTCGAACGAGATCTCGACCTGTTCATCGTCGGCGCGCTACAAAGACAATATCAACACATTCACATCCGGCCTTGAGCTGATCCGCAAACTGCGTCCTGTTTCATTCAACTGGAAGGACGGCGGGATAGCGGATATGGGTTTGGTCGCCGAAGAGGTGAATGCCGTTGAACCTCTTCTTACGTCCACCAACGACCAAGGCGAGGTCGAGGGCGTCAAATACGACCGGATCGGCGTTGTTCTTATTAATGCTGTCAAAGAGCAGCAATCTCAGATCGAAGCACAGCAGAGAGAGATCAACGAACTAAAGCAGATCGTGTGCGAATTGAGACCGACGGCCAAGGTGTGTTTACAAAAGTAA